Within Triticum dicoccoides isolate Atlit2015 ecotype Zavitan chromosome 1B, WEW_v2.0, whole genome shotgun sequence, the genomic segment GAAGATTTTGAGGCTTAATATCTCTGTGACATACTCCAATGCTGTTGTGAATGTATGCcaaagatctacatatctgtaaatTATAATCAATTTCATAGGTTATGGTCAGTACTAAGTAGTTCTTGAATAGATTACTAACAGATTTTTGGCATGAAAAAACATGAACTTTACCTGATACATGTACAGTTTTGCATATATCAGGGGCATGCGTTGGTTCATCTTGTTGTAATGCTTAATGACACGATGAGCAGTCTCCGGAACATACTCAAGCACCAGGTTGAGGTAAAGCTCCTCCTTCTCAGTCTTTGAGAAAAAACAATGCTTTAAAGCCACAACATTTGGGTGGTCAAGAACTCGCATCGTTTGCAGCTCACGGTTCTTGTATCTCTTGTCTTGAAGAACCTTCTTTATAGCCACTGTCTCGCCAGTTTCAAGACACTTGGCCTATGCAAGATCATTCAAAAAAGTTGGGGCCATCAGGAATTACTAAATTAATGTGTGCAAAGATTAACACATCATGAAactaaataatactccctctgtctcaaaatgtaAGACGTGTCAAAAATCTCTTACATTTTGAGTCGGAGGGGGTACTGATTATCCAGTAACAAACCTGGAAAACAGTTCCAAATGACCCATTACCAACCACGCGCTCAGCCATGTAGCTAATGGTCTGCAATGCAGATAGATAACTTAGTGGACGGAAATTATTGAGCTACAGAGAGGATTGCAAAAACACCACTTAATATAGATTTTTTACATACCTGTTTTGCTTGCCCATTTCTTCCCTCAATGCTTGTGACTATAATATGGCCCGGTTCCGTCCCATTGCCGTTGACTACTATATCTTCAGTGTCCTGCGTTATTCAGAAACAAAATTAGGAACTGATCACCTGCCAAAAGACATAAGATGAATTGGTCAACCACTCTAGGGAGATTATTACCCTGTCATCCCTTATGCTCATACTGCCCATCTCGTTCGGAAGTCGGTCGGCATCACCACTAGTACTCGTGTCATTCTGGAAGCGCGAGGAAGGACGCACCGCACCAACCGAGGCCATAATGTGGTAGAATTACCCAATAAGAGTTACAGGCTACCGTTCAGAATGCACCGTACTTGGTTAACCTGCAAAAGGCAGCATTACTGTGAGTCAAAAACGTACAGGCAAGTCGATCGCTTAA encodes:
- the LOC119323493 gene encoding shaggy-related protein kinase alpha-like; amino-acid sequence: MASVGAVRPSSRFQNDTSTSGDADRLPNEMGSMSIRDDRDTEDIVVNGNGTEPGHIIVTSIEGRNGQAKQTISYMAERVVGNGSFGTVFQAKCLETGETVAIKKVLQDKRYKNRELQTMRVLDHPNVVALKHCFFSKTEKEELYLNLVLEYVPETAHRVIKHYNKMNQRMPLIYAKLYMYQICRSLAYIHNSIGVCHRDIKPQNLLVNPHTHQLKLCDFGSAKVLVKGEPNISYICSRYYRAPELIFGATEYTTAIDVWSAGCVLAELLLGQPIFPGDSGVDQLVEIIKVLGTPTREEIKCMNPNYTEFKFPQIKAHPWHKIFHKRMPAEAVDLVSRLLQYSPSLRSTALEALIHPFFDELRDPNTRLPNGRFLPPLFNFKPHELKGVPMDILVKLIPEHARKNCAFVGW